In a genomic window of Plectropomus leopardus isolate mb chromosome 6, YSFRI_Pleo_2.0, whole genome shotgun sequence:
- the serpind1 gene encoding heparin cofactor 2, whose translation MWAITVISVACLLVSPSLAGIKDLSSHFTDPEPDPRGFEPGGATDMEAIPLEFHKENTVTNDLIFDGFEDEDYIDFDKILAAGNDDYIEGDEIDEIATPAPDIDIFAEPSDPKIRRARLLRLFNGRSRLQRLNIVNAHFGFNLYRSLRNDVNQSDNILMAPAGISIAMGMMSLGAGPGTHDQIYQAMGFAEFVNASHHYDNTTVHKLFRKLTHRLFRRNFGYTLRSVNDVYIKKDVAVKDTFRAETKAFYFAEPQSVDFKDPAFLNKANRRILKLTKGLIKEPLKTVDPNMVLMLLNYLYFKGTWEQKFPKEMTHYRNFRVNEKTNVRVPMMTNKGNYLAAADHELDCDILQLPYTGQISMLIALPRKLTGMRTLEQEISPTVVNKWLKNMTNRTREVVLPRFKLEQNYDLIANMKEMGLTDLFQESGDFSGITSEKVFMNWLKHQGTITVNEEGTEAAALTQVGFMPLSSQIRFIVDRPFLFLIYEHRTDCLVFMGRVVNPSRN comes from the exons ATGTGGGCCATCACCGTCATCTCTGTGGCCTGTCTGCTGGTCAGTCCATCCCTGGCTGGGATCAAAGACCTCAGCTCTCACTTCACTGACCCTGAACCGGACCCCAGAGGCTTTGAACCAGGGGGAGCAACGGATATGGAGGCCATCCCCTTGGAGTTccacaaagaaaacactgtcACTAATGATCTCATTTTTGATGGCTTCGAAGATGAAGATTATATTGATTTTGACAAGATTCTTGCTGCGGGTAATGATGACTACAT TGAAGGCGATGAGATAGATGAGATCGCCACACCAGCACCAGACATTGACATCTTCGCCGAACCATCTGACCCAAAGATCCGCCGTGCCAGACTCCTGAGGCTGTTCAACGGTCGTTCTCGCCTCCAGCGCCTCAACATCGTCAACGCCCATTTTGGTTTCAACCTCTATCGAAGTCTTCGAAACGATGTCAACCAGAGTGATAACATCCTGATGGCACCTGCCGGGATCTCCATCGCCATGGGGATGATGTCTTTAGGGGCCGGACCTGGAACCCACGATCAGATCTACCAAGCTATGGGATTCGCTGAGTTTGTCAATGCCAGCCATCACTATGACAACACGACAGTGCATAAGCTCTTCAGGAAGCTAACACACAGGCTGTTCAGGAGGAACTTTGGTTACACACTGCGCTCTGTAAACGATGTCTACATAAAGAAGGACGTCGCAGTGAAAGATACATTCCGTGCGGAGACAAAGGCTTTTTATTTTGCGGAGCCGCAATCAGTGGACTTCAAGGACCCTGCATTTCTGAACAAGGCCAACCGCCGCATCCTAAAGCTGACCAAAGGGCTGATCAAGGAGCCGCTCAAGACTGTGGACCCAAATATGGTGCTGATGCTGCTCAACTACCTGTACTTTAAag GTACATGGGAACAGAAATTCCCAAAAGAAATGACTCACTATCGCAATTTCCGAGTTAacgaaaaaacaaatgtaagaGTGCCAATGATGACCAACAAGGGGAACTATCTGGCTGCTGCCGACCATGAACTAGATTGTGACATCCTGCAG ctccCTTACACAGGACAAATCAGCATGCTCATTGCCTTGCCCAGGAAGCTCACTGGCATGAGGACCTTGGAGCAGGAGATCTCTCCCACTGTTGTCAACAAGTGgctcaaaaacatgacaaacag GACTCGAGAGGTGGTGTTACCCCGTTTTAAACTAGAGCAGAACTACGACTTGATTGCAAATATGAAGGAGATGGGCCTCACTGACTTGTTCCAGGAGAGTGGAGATTTCTCTGGAATAACCTCTGAAAAGGTTTTCATGAACTGG CTGAAGCACCAGGGAACAATCACAGTGAATGAAGAGGGGACTGAGGCTGCTGCTCTGACCCAGGTGGGCTTCATGCCCCTTTCCTCTCAAATACGCTTCATTGTGGACCGTCCCTTCCTCTTCCTGATCTATGAGCACCGCACAGACTGTCTTGTGTTCATGGGCCGAGTGGTCAATCCTTCAAGAAACTAA